The Streptomyces europaeiscabiei genome window below encodes:
- a CDS encoding fumarylacetoacetate hydrolase family protein codes for MKLLRVGVPGGERPAVRTDDGRLLDVSSVAGDIDGAFLASGGVERVRVAVGAGGLPVLDAGGLRVGAPVARPGKVICVGLNYRDHAAETGAAIPARPVVFMKDPGTVVGPYDGVLIPRGSVKTDWEVELGVVIGRRARYLEGPGEAAGVIAGYVVSHDVSEREFQLEYSSQWDLGKSCETFNPMGPWLVTADEVGDPQGLGLRLSVNGVRRQDGHTRDMIFPVHEIVAYLSRYMVLEPGDVINTGTPAGVALGLAGTPFLRAGDTVDLEIDGLGSQRQTFGQA; via the coding sequence GTGAAACTGCTACGTGTCGGTGTCCCGGGAGGGGAGCGGCCTGCCGTTCGTACCGATGACGGCCGGCTGCTGGATGTGTCGTCGGTGGCCGGTGACATCGATGGTGCGTTCCTTGCCTCGGGTGGGGTGGAGCGGGTTCGTGTGGCGGTCGGGGCGGGTGGGCTGCCGGTTCTTGATGCGGGTGGTCTGCGGGTGGGCGCTCCGGTGGCGCGGCCGGGCAAGGTGATCTGTGTCGGTCTGAACTACCGGGATCATGCGGCGGAGACCGGTGCGGCGATCCCGGCGCGTCCGGTGGTGTTCATGAAGGATCCGGGCACGGTGGTGGGTCCTTATGACGGGGTGCTGATCCCGCGTGGTTCGGTGAAGACCGACTGGGAGGTCGAGCTGGGGGTGGTGATCGGGCGGCGGGCCCGCTATCTGGAGGGTCCCGGGGAGGCGGCCGGGGTGATCGCGGGCTATGTGGTCAGTCATGACGTCTCGGAGCGTGAGTTCCAGCTGGAGTACTCCTCGCAGTGGGACCTGGGCAAGTCCTGCGAGACGTTCAACCCGATGGGGCCGTGGCTGGTCACCGCTGATGAGGTCGGTGATCCGCAGGGGCTGGGGCTGCGGCTGAGTGTCAACGGTGTCAGGCGTCAGGACGGTCATACCCGGGACATGATCTTCCCGGTCCACGAGATCGTGGCGTATCTGAGCCGGTACATGGTCTTGGAGCCCGGTGACGTGATCAACACCGGTACGCCCGCCGGGGTGGCTCTGGGTCTTGCCGGTACTCCCTTCCTTCGTGCTGGTGACACCGTCGATCTGGAGATCGACGGGCTGGGCAGCCAGCGCCAGACTTTCGGCCAAGCGTGA
- a CDS encoding sugar ABC transporter substrate-binding protein, protein MKLVRTRSTAAAACALAALTLLTACNRESSSGSAGAGGDKPAIGIDLPRSDSDFWNSYAEYLKKDVKSGDINALPLSNSQNDVTKLVANVQVFQNTGAKAVVMAPQDTGAIASTLDTLASKKIPVVSVDTRPDKGDVYMVVRADNRAYGTKACEFLGEQLGGKGKVAEFQGALDSINGRDRSEAFAECMKTKFPKIKVFELPTDWKGDVASAKLQSLLAQHPDLNGIYMQAGGVFLQPTLALLEQKGLLKPAGEKGHISIISNDGIPQEFDAIRKGQIDATVSQPADLYAKYALYYAQAAAEGKTFKPGKTDHDSTIIEIPNGLEDQLPAPLVTKDNVDDKTLWGNNVG, encoded by the coding sequence ATGAAGCTCGTTCGCACCCGCTCAACCGCCGCAGCGGCCTGCGCCCTCGCGGCTCTCACCCTCCTCACCGCGTGCAACCGCGAGAGCTCCTCCGGGTCGGCCGGTGCGGGCGGTGACAAGCCCGCCATCGGGATCGACCTGCCGCGCTCCGACTCCGACTTCTGGAACTCCTACGCCGAGTACCTGAAGAAGGACGTCAAGTCCGGGGACATCAACGCGCTGCCGCTCAGCAACTCGCAGAACGACGTCACCAAGCTCGTCGCCAACGTGCAGGTCTTCCAGAACACCGGCGCCAAGGCCGTCGTCATGGCCCCCCAGGACACCGGCGCCATCGCCTCCACCCTCGACACCCTCGCGTCGAAGAAGATCCCCGTGGTCAGCGTCGACACGAGACCCGACAAGGGCGACGTCTACATGGTCGTGCGCGCCGACAACCGGGCCTACGGCACCAAGGCCTGCGAGTTCCTCGGCGAGCAGCTGGGCGGCAAGGGCAAGGTCGCCGAGTTCCAGGGCGCACTCGACTCCATCAACGGCCGCGACCGCTCCGAGGCCTTCGCCGAGTGCATGAAGACGAAGTTCCCCAAGATCAAGGTCTTCGAGCTGCCCACCGACTGGAAGGGCGACGTGGCCTCCGCCAAGCTGCAGAGCCTGCTCGCCCAGCACCCCGACCTCAACGGCATCTACATGCAGGCCGGCGGTGTCTTCCTCCAGCCGACCCTGGCCCTGCTGGAGCAGAAGGGCCTGCTCAAGCCCGCCGGCGAGAAGGGGCACATCTCGATCATCTCCAACGACGGCATCCCGCAGGAGTTCGACGCCATCCGCAAGGGCCAGATCGACGCCACCGTCTCCCAGCCCGCCGACCTGTACGCCAAGTACGCGCTCTACTACGCCCAGGCCGCGGCCGAGGGCAAGACCTTCAAGCCCGGCAAGACCGACCACGACTCCACGATCATCGAGATCCCGAACGGCCTGGAGGACCAGCTGCCGGCACCGCTGGTCACCAAGGACAACGTGGACGACAAGACCCTGTGGGGCAACAACGTCGGCTAG
- a CDS encoding sugar ABC transporter ATP-binding protein, whose protein sequence is MADTATTAANGGGNPAATSPAPVAEATGISKRFGATVALRDARITVAPGEAHALVGRNGAGKSTLVSILTGLQHADTGTLRFSGEAAPVVGDIDAWRSRVACVYQKSTIIQDLTVAENLFLNRQSAGALRPIRWKQLRARAEELLAEYGVDVKADARARDLTVEQRQFVEIARALSFGARFIILDEPTAKLDARGINRLFDKLHDLQRQGVAFLFISHHLQEVYDLCTTVTVYRDAAHILTAPVADLGHQALVEAMTGETTGTAAAAVDNRAPVRADAPELLTVESLTLPGACENLSLTVRAGEVVGLAGAAASGNVRVGEAIAGLHRPEQGTISVGGRRVRGGSVPSALAVGVGLVPEDRHLQGLVNNRSVAENATLTVTHQLGPYGTVLPARTKAFAGRMIRDLDIKTPGAATPVSALSGGNQQKVVVARALATDPHVLVAIRPTNGVDVKSKEFLLGRIRQVADGGKAALIVSDELDDLKVCDRLVVMFHGRAVAEFDRGWQDEHVVAAMEGVAGRAEPSAERLVGRAETSDIASSEASPATTSDTTEEHGR, encoded by the coding sequence ATGGCGGACACCGCGACCACCGCGGCGAACGGCGGCGGGAACCCCGCTGCCACGAGCCCCGCCCCGGTGGCCGAGGCCACCGGCATCAGCAAGAGATTCGGCGCGACCGTCGCGCTGCGCGACGCCCGGATCACCGTCGCCCCCGGCGAGGCGCACGCGCTGGTCGGACGCAACGGCGCCGGCAAGTCGACGCTGGTGTCCATCCTGACCGGACTGCAGCACGCCGACACCGGCACCCTGCGCTTCTCCGGCGAGGCGGCGCCCGTCGTCGGGGACATCGACGCCTGGCGCTCCCGGGTCGCCTGCGTCTACCAGAAGTCGACGATCATCCAGGACCTGACCGTCGCCGAGAACCTCTTCCTCAACCGGCAGAGCGCCGGTGCGCTGCGCCCCATCCGCTGGAAGCAACTGCGCGCGCGGGCCGAGGAGTTGCTCGCCGAATACGGCGTGGACGTGAAGGCCGACGCGCGGGCGCGGGATCTCACCGTCGAGCAGCGGCAGTTCGTGGAGATCGCGCGGGCGCTGTCGTTCGGCGCCCGCTTCATCATCCTCGACGAGCCGACCGCGAAACTCGACGCCCGCGGCATCAATCGCCTCTTCGACAAGCTCCACGACCTCCAGCGGCAGGGCGTCGCCTTCCTCTTCATCTCGCACCACCTGCAAGAGGTGTACGACCTCTGCACCACCGTCACCGTCTACCGCGACGCCGCCCACATCCTCACCGCCCCCGTCGCCGACCTCGGCCACCAGGCACTGGTGGAGGCCATGACCGGGGAGACCACCGGCACGGCGGCGGCAGCCGTCGACAACCGCGCCCCGGTACGGGCCGACGCCCCCGAACTCCTGACGGTCGAGAGTCTCACTCTGCCCGGCGCCTGCGAGAACCTGTCGCTCACGGTGCGCGCGGGCGAGGTGGTCGGCCTCGCCGGGGCGGCGGCCAGCGGCAATGTACGGGTGGGTGAGGCGATCGCCGGGCTGCACCGCCCCGAGCAGGGCACGATCTCCGTCGGCGGGCGGCGGGTACGCGGCGGCAGTGTGCCGTCGGCGCTCGCCGTCGGCGTCGGACTGGTCCCGGAGGACCGCCACCTCCAAGGGCTGGTCAACAACCGCAGCGTGGCGGAGAACGCGACGCTCACCGTCACCCACCAGCTCGGCCCGTACGGCACGGTGCTGCCCGCCCGCACCAAGGCGTTCGCCGGACGCATGATCCGGGACCTCGACATCAAGACCCCGGGAGCCGCCACCCCCGTCTCCGCCCTCTCGGGCGGCAATCAGCAGAAGGTCGTCGTCGCCCGCGCCCTGGCCACCGACCCCCACGTGCTGGTCGCCATCCGCCCCACCAACGGGGTGGACGTCAAGTCCAAGGAGTTCCTCCTGGGGCGCATCCGACAGGTCGCCGACGGCGGGAAGGCCGCGTTGATCGTCTCCGACGAACTGGACGACCTGAAGGTCTGCGACCGGCTCGTGGTGATGTTCCACGGGCGGGCGGTCGCCGAGTTCGACCGCGGCTGGCAGGACGAGCACGTCGTCGCCGCCATGGAGGGTGTGGCCGGCCGGGCGGAACCATCCGCCGAGCGCCTGGTCGGCCGGGCCGAAACCTCCGACATCGCCTCCTCCGAGGCCTCCCCCGCCACTACCTCGGACACCACCGAAGAGCACGGAAGGTAG